The following coding sequences lie in one Haematobia irritans isolate KBUSLIRL chromosome 3, ASM5000362v1, whole genome shotgun sequence genomic window:
- the Raf gene encoding serine/threonine kinase raf oncogene: MTSTPSSESEEQYDALTEELHNIQSVIHVTRENIDALNARFANLQEPPPMYIAEYQELTSKLHELETKESELIEQLNVQQELEEKEQHQRELNEYAFQSHYQNQQQIQQQLLTRPPYSGNEMTDSLISSQSNQYGGSQCSTLTRQRKILMRAHLPNQQRTSVEVVRGVRLCDALMKALKLRQLTPDMCEVTTSENGRQIIPWHTDISTIQVDEIYVKLLDKCPIMTHISHQFIRKTFFSLAFCECCRRLLFTGFYCNQCNFRFHQRCYDKVPTLCQQFPVDSYYQRLLAQNPENAVGILHPGRGMLGDTQGRHPRSISQQDRSNSAPNVCFNNIKPLTEAQCRLIQAHGPLQNLGDHSNSTQASPTSTLKHIKRERARSADESNKNLLSSNRSSEENWNIQAEEILIGPRIGSGSFGTVYKAHWHGPVAVKTLNVKTPSLAQLQAFKNEVAMLKKTRHCNILLFMGCVSKPSLAIVTQWCEGSSLYKHIHVKETKFKLKTLIDIGRQVAQGMDYLHAKNIIHRDLKSNNIFLQDEYSVKIGDFGLATAKTRWSGEKQANQPTGSILWMAPEVIRMQEQNPYSFQSDVYAFGIVLYELLAECLPYSHINNKDQILFMVGRGLLKPDMSRIRSDAPQDLKRLTVDCIKYEPHERPLFRLNLNMLEYIWRTLPKLHRSASDSTLTQTQLQHDDFLYSCPSPKTPVNFQFYHSAGNI; this comes from the exons ATGACAAGTACACCTTCATCTGAGAGCGAGGAGCAGTATGATGCATTGACCGAGGAGTTGCATAACATCCAATCGGTCATACATGTTACCCGGGAAAATATCGATGCTCTGAATGCAAGGTTTGCAAATCTTCAGGAACCTCCGCCCATGTACATTGCTGAATATCAGGAGTTAACATCAAAACTACATGAGCTGGAGACCAAGGAGTCGGAACTTATTGAACAATTAAATGTTCAACAAGAACTGGAGGAGAAAGAACAACATCAAAGAGAACTGAATGAGTATGCCTTTCAATCACACTATCAAAATCAACAgcaaatacaacaacaattgtTAACAAGACCTCCTTACTCAGGAAATGAAATG ACCGATAGCCTTATCTCATCCCAAAGCAATCAATATGGTGGTAGTCAATGTAGTACTTTAACTCGCCAgcgaaaaattttaatgagaGCTCATTTGCCGAACCAACAGAGAACTTCTGTCGAAGTAGTACGCGGAGTACGTCTTTGTGATGCCTTAATGAAGGCACTAAAATTGCGCCAGCTGACCCCAGACATGTGTGAAGTAACGACTTCTGAAAATGGGCGTCAAATAATCCCCTGGCACACGGACATATCGACCATTCAAGTAGATGAAATCTATGTGAAGCTATTGGATAAGTGTCCTATTATGACACATATTTCTCACCAGTTCATACGAAAGACATTCTTTTCTTTGGCGTTTTGTGAATGTTGTAGACGTCTCCTGTTCACCGGATTCTATTGCAATCAATGTAATTTTCGGTTTCATCAAAGATGTTATGACAAAGTACCTACACTATGCCAACAATTCCCGGTGGATAGTTACTATCAACGTTTGTTGGCCCAAAACCCAGAGAATGCTGTGGGTATTTTACATCCAGGTCGGGGAATGTTGGGTGATACACAG GGTCGTCATCCACGTTCGATAAGTCAACAAGATCGATCGAATTCGGCTCCCAATGTTTGCTTCAACAATATCAAACCATTAACCGAAGCCCAATGTAGATTAATACAAGCTCATGGACCTTTACAAAATCTAGGAGATCATTCCAATTCTACACAGGCTTCGCCTACCAGTacgcttaagcatataaaaaggGAAAGAGCCAGATCAGCAGAtgaaagcaataaaaatttattgtcttCCAATAGATCCTCAGAAGAAAATTGG AATATACAAGCGGAAGAGATACTGATAGGGCCTCGTATTGGTTCTGGGTCTTTTGGAACTGTCTATAAGGCCCATTGGCATGGACCTGTAGCCGTTAAAACTCTTAATGTTAAAACTCCCAGTTTGGCTCAACTGCAAGCTTTTAAAAATGAAGTCGCCATGTTAAAGAAAACAAGACATTGTAATATTCTGTTGTTCATGGGTTGTGTTTCGAAGCCTTCTTTGGCTATTGTAACTCAATGGTGTGAAGGCAGCAGTCTCTACAAGCACATACATGTGAAGGAAACAAAGTTTAAGCTAAAAACACTAATCGATATTGGAAGACAAGTAGCTCAGGGAATGGATTATTTGCATgctaaaaatattattcataG AGATCTCAAGTCGAATAATATCTTCTTGCAAGATGAATATTCCGTTAAAATTGGTGATTTCGGTCTGGCCACTGCGAAAACACGCTGGTCGGGTGAGAAACAGGCCAATCAACCAACTGGCAGTATTTTATGGATGGCCCCGGAAGTTATACGTATGCAGGAACAGAATCCATACTCGTTTCAATCAGATGTCTATGCCTTTGGAATAGTTTTGTATGAATTGTTAGCTGAATGCTTACCCTACAGTCACATCAATAACAAGGATCAAATACTTTTTATGGTGGGGCGTGGTCTATTGAAACCCGACATGAGCCGCATTCGTTCCGATGCACCTCAAGATTTAAAACGTCTTACAGTTGATTGTATAAAATACGAGCCCCATGAAAGACCTTTATTCCGTTTAAATTTGAATATGTTGGAGTACATTTGGCGTACACTACCAAAATTACACCGTAGTGCTAGTGATTCAACATTGACGCAAACACAACTGCAACACGATGACTTTCTCTATTCATGTCCTAGCCCAAAAACCCCTGTAAACTTCCAATTCTACCATAGTGCTGGTAATATCTAG
- the LOC142228694 gene encoding uncharacterized protein LOC142228694 → MSLSKKDPSLRVAANDPHLVSLGGGRLSTAVTIHNIPVGDTTIGSSLQSNISLSGSGVKPYHCTIYRSEENQVTLVPERDARILIDGILIGQEIDLKQGAMITLGDSYYLRYNNPQEALRMRTAMGSSWDDFENDEAAVLDNFYETNINPKVRSQEEAIYSEKGNYDSKPLDIDSWQCPKVFTADLVTVNMPAKDVLGQKYASFAKNLAENHRNDKNVITKNNDGLYANIPQFSSNTDSEFLTKVSNTHTPQKSVEIGKPKSETPAFDSKDYLEDMLRLCTEYTDRQDRSGGSSSSSPIVQNRIKTNGSLPREKKSPFHQEFNVGSENSSPNCKSSGYENVRTFYQPRSECENATNTTSSGYENVKFIPQSPRTKIRTNCLSPKKDSHLSNYPNTKRSVGDPKAKTTNYEDLMKTFEEKFQKEIQAIEESSRNGSKISSQSANTTPIAKRTNKNIHNLSIDVKSLVSPQNSHKLNKKPTPAPRTKPTNYSVAVGSLPNINKNQEKLHTEREDLLHRLHSLKREISMLQQQDNEALIEMDMENALVLGELQSINENKNKLEIEYKALQQRIHRLEAQRNAMRVMEENQQAKLKQSIEMKQDQVEKLKDMLKQKPNTCLKEELDNVRESLDNDRKAFEDLEFQYLEGESEWHAHRDELHNEETNLKKQIEEIKKAILNLENQENTATSESQKNLRKRLVALFHDLQDCELKFRELEYKLSVNSHQNNSVGSTSSLSIMSQSLFGSTEILCPKVNNEDLMSKSFNENMFYNNKIEMPQNSLQIVVAANSKGRVVSQEFNTISSKAASNKIVDSIKEIERNRKLLTSKPGQKALEEERRKIEEILSELGSDKQPKMQSKKTENQKNYQKQSSEPPASTKEKSQIPLEAQKDHNPSHIHRPLSESNSDVGNDILKPTKRKSIVDASLRTQSPVSPVRSVEKRCSSVLSNEISSLGESSLSSERRKIVPKHQRPLTRYLPIFAPDLDLKRHIESAGHQIDMCPHVFIDSYTCRGYLHKLGSTFHTWSKRWFVLDRQRNALIYYSDKSERKPRGGAYFCSIDEVYMDHLNASKSSRPHCTFIVKTKKRKYYLQAASDAAARIWIDAIITGAQGNLDY, encoded by the coding sequence atgtcTTTGTCTAAGAAAGATCCATCTTTGCGTGTCGCAGCCAACGATCCCCATTTAGTCAGTTTGGGAGGTGGAAGACTTAGTACTGCCGTTACAATTCACAATATTCCTGTGGGTGATACTACAATTGGCTCATCTCTGCAGAGCAACATATCCTTGTCAGGATCAGGTGTAAAGCCTTATCATTGTACAATCTATCGCAGTGAAGAGAATCAAGTGACCCTTGTCCCTGAACGCGATGCACGCATTTTAATCGATGGCATTTTAATAGGGCAGGAGATTGACCTCAAACAAGGAGCAATGATAACCTTAGGAGACTCGTATTATTTGCGTTATAACAATCCACAAGAAGCATTGAGAATGAGAACTGCCATGGGTAGCAGTTGGGACGACTTTGAGAACGATGAAGCAGCCGTATTggataatttctatgaaactaaTATCAATCCAAAAGTTAGATCGCAAGAAGAAGCGATTTATAGTGAGAAGGGAAATTACGATTCAAAGCCTCTGGATATTGATAGCTGGCAATGTCCAAAGGTTTTCACTGCGGACTTGGTTACAGTAAATATGCCAGCTAAAGatgttttgggtcaaaaataTGCAAGCTTCGCTAAAAACCTTGCTGAAAACCACAGAAATGATAAAAACgttatcacaaaaaataatgaTGGCCTTTATGCAAACATTCCACAATTTTCATCCAATACAGACAGTGAATTTCTTACCAAGGTTTCCAACACGCATACTCcccaaaaatctgtagaaattggAAAGCCGAAATCAGAGACTCCTGCATTCGATAGCAAGGATTACTTAGAGGACATGTTGAGGCTTTGTACAGAATATACTGATCGTCAAGATCGCAGTGGTGGTAGTTCTAGCTCCTCGCCCATAGTACAAAATCGCATTAAGACCAATGGATCATTGCCAAGGGAGAAAAAGTCCCCATTCCATCAAGAGTTCAATGTCGGTAGCGAGAATAGTTCTCCAAACTGCAAGAGCAGTGGGTATGAAAACGTCCGAACTTTTTATCAACCACGTAGTGAGTGTGAGAACGCCACGAATACCACAAGTAGTGGTTACGAAAATGTTAAGTTTATACCACAAAGTCCACGAACTAAAATTCGCACTAATTGTCTGTCGCCAAAAAAAGACAGCCATCTCAGTAATTACCCCAACACGAAAAGAAGTGTTGGCGATCCAAAAGCGAAAACTACCAACTATGAAGATCTAATGAaaacatttgaagaaaaatttcaaaaagaaatCCAAGCAATAGAGGAGAGTTCtcgaaatgggtctaaaatatcatCGCAATCTGCCAATACAACGCCCATAGCCAaaagaacaaacaaaaatatccaTAATCTTAGCATAGATGTTAAATCTTTGGTTTCGCCACAAAATTCtcataaactaaataaaaaaccaACACCAGCTCCCAGGACGAAACCAACTAATTATTCCGTTGCCGTTGGAAGCTtgccaaatataaacaaaaaccaaGAAAAATTACATACTGAGAGAGAAGATTTACTGCATCGCTTGCATAGTCTAAAGCGGGAGATATCAATGCTCCAACAGCAGGACAATGAAGCACTTATCGAAATGGATATGGAAAATGCTTTGGTTTTGGGAGAACTACAgtcaataaatgaaaataaaaacaaattggagATCGAATATAAGGCTTTGCAACAACGCATACATCGATTGGAAGCACAACGTAACGCCATGAGAGTAATGGAGGAAAACCAACAGGCTAAACTGAAACAGTCCATTGAAATGAAACAAGATCAAGTGGAAAAATTAAAAGATATGCTTAAACAAAAACCCAATACCTGTTTAAAGGAAGAACTTGATAATGTTCGTGAATCGTTAGACAACGATAGAAAAGCGTTCGAAGATCTTGAGTTCCAATACTTAGAGGGAGAATCGGAATGGCATGCCCATCGCGATGAACTTCATAACGAAGAGACAAATCTAAAAAAGCAAATAGAAGAAATCAAAAAGGCCATATTAAACTTAGAGAATCAAGAGAATACTGCTACCTCTGAAAGTCAAAAGAATCTTAGAAAGCGTTTGGTTGCTTTATTTCACGATTTACAGGATTGCGAGCTAAAATTTCGGGAACTGGAATACAAATTGTCTGTAAATTCGCACCAGAATAATTCAGTTGGTAGCACATCATCATTATCAATTATGTCACAATCTTTATTTGGCTCAACCGAAATTCTGTGTCCAAAGGTCAACAACGAAGATTTGATGTCGAAGAGTTTCAACGAGAACATGttttacaataataaaatagaaatgcCACAAAACTCACTACAGATTGTTGTTGCTGCGAACAGTAAAGGCCGCGTGGTTTCGCAAGAATTTAATACCATCTCCTCTAAAGCAGCATCTAATaaaatcgttgattctattaaagAAATTGAACGTAATCGCAAGCTGCTAACATCGAAACCAGGTCAGAAGGCTTTGGAGGAAGAACGCAGAAAAATAGAAGAAATACTTTCAGAACTTGGTTCAGATAAACAGCCAAAAATGCAATCAAAAAAGACCGAAAACCAGAAGAATTATCAGAAACAATCTTCTGAACCTCCTGCTTCCACCAAAGAAAAGTcacaaattccattggaagcgcAAAAGGATCACAATCCAAGCCATATTCACAGACCTTTGTCAGAGTCCAATTCAGATGTAGGGAATGATATATTAAAACCCACCAAACGCAAATCGATCGTTGATGCTTCATTGCGCACCCAAAGTCCTGTAAGTCCAGTAAGGAGTGTTGAAAAACGTTGCAGTAGTGTTCTTTCAAATGAGATATCCTCTCTTGGAGAGAGTAGCTTGTCTAGTGAACgccgaaaaattgtgcccaaacATCAAAGACCTCTTACCCGTTATCTTCCCATATTTGCCCCTGATCTAGACCTAAAACGACACATTGAATCGGCGGGTCATCAAATCGATATGTGCCCGCATGTCTTTATCGACTCGTACACTTGCCGTGGCTATCTCCATAAATTGGGCTCAACATTTCACACTTGGTCGAAACGCTGGTTTGTTCTAGATCGCCAGCGTAATGCTCTTATCTACTATTCCGATAAATCTGAACGTAAACCACGAGGTGGAGCTTATTTTTGCTCAATCGACGAGGTCTATATGGATCATCTAAATGCATCGAAAAGCAGTCGGCCACATTGCACCTTTATTGTGAAAACAAAGAAGCGCAAATACTATTTACAGGCTGCTTCGGATGCAGCTGCACGTATTTGGATCGATGCCATTATCACTGGAGCTCAAGGCAATCTCGACTACTAA